In Granulicella sibirica, the sequence GATCTGTTGAACGGTGGCAGCCTCGGAGGATACCGCGCACCGTATATCCCAGGTGGCGGTACCGCATTTGACTGGGGTCCCGCCGCGTTTGACATTCGCAACGTCCTCCACTTTAGCGGCGGGTATGAACTTCCGCTCGGCAAGGGGAAGAAGTTTCTGGCGAACTCCAGGCTGAAGAATGCCGTCTTTGGCGGATACAGCCTGAACTACCTCGTGACATTGCAGGGTGGCCAGCCAATTACCATCTCATGTCCAAGCGGTACCACCACGGGCACCGGCTGCATCTCGCTGCTTACTCCTGGACAGGATCAAAAGCGCGGCATCCAGTTGAGGACAGTTACCAGCGGGGCAACTTCCTCCATAAAGCCTTTCTTCTTCAACAACCCGGCAGCATTTCAACAGCCATGCCTGATAGGTGGCACCGCCGCAAACCCTGTGCCGATCGTCAATTCGCCGGCTGGCTGCGTTCCGCTCACCGGACTCGCCGCACTCGGCGGAAAGCCCGGAACTGCTCCCGGGCCCGGCTTCCACCGTCTGGACTTCTCACTCTTCAAAGACTTTGCCTTTACGGAGCGCTACCGTCTGCAGTTCCGCACGGAGTTCTTCAACATCCTCAACCACCCCAACTTCAGTGCTCCGGGCTTCGGCGGCAACGGGGTCACGGCCATCGGGAACTCGCTCAACTTCAACAGCTCTACCTTTGGGCAGATCGGATCAACCCGCGATGCACCGTACGATCCGCGGCAGATCCAGTTCGCTCTGAAGTTGTACTACTAGAATCAACGAAGTGGAGGAACGTGGAAGCTCCCTTGCGGGGACGTCCGCTTTCTCGTTTTATAGAAGAGGCGGGCCATGTATTACCCCTTTCAATCAAGCCACGCGGCATCTCCTGCCGAGATTGCCGCCACGCTCTCGCGCAGCAGGCGGGAGTTTCTGCGCGATGCCTCGGGGTTGCTGCTGGGGTCTGCATTGGCGGGTGGAAGCCCTTTTCTGCGTGGGCAGTCGGTAGCGAAGAAACGTAAGGTCATCGTGATCACCTTTGGCGGTGGCGCTCGCGACCAGGAGACGTTTGCACCTGAGGGTCAGCGGAACATTCCCCATATGCTCCGGGAACTGGCACCACAGTCCACCTTTTTTACCCATGTGATGAATAAGGGAATTCTTGGGCATTACGTAGCGACAGCGAGCCTGGCTACAGGTGTGTACGAGACGCTGAACAACTTTTCTTCGGTACCACCCGAACATCCAACGGTCTTCGAGTACTTTCGCAAGGATCTGAAGAGGCCCATGTCGAATGCGTGGGTGGTGGCCCCAAGCAATGGTTTTAGCCGCATCGGCGAGAGTGAAGCGCGGGGATACGGCCCCGGGATGGGGGCTCAGGTTATTCTCCCGAAGCACCTGCTCCAGGCCGCTTCGTCAGGCAGTGGCCTGGGAGATCTAGGCCATCTTCTACGGGACAACTACGAGTCTCCGCTTTATACGCCGCACCTCGCGGGCAGCGATGCCGACGGCGACGTAGAGCGTCACCAGCTGGATTCGATCCTGAAGCTTTCGCTTGATGACTTTTTGACGCATGCGCGGACGGCCGCCAGTCCTGATGAGCTTTCGGTTTACATTGTGCGGCAGCTAATGCGGAAACAGTCGCCGAGCATGCTGTGGCTCACGCTTCATGATGTGGATATCGCGCACTCCGGAGCCTACTCGCTCTATGTGGATGCCATTCGCCGGACGGATCGGCTGTGCGGCGAGGTGTGGCAGGCGGTACAGGCAGATCCGGAGTACGCAGGAAATACCACGATGTTTATCCTTCCCGATTTCGGCCGCGATGCAGATATGGAGGCGGGGGGAAATGGCTTTCAGCATCACCGTACCGGTGATACCGCATCGCGCACCACATGGATGATGGTGCTGGGCGCGGGCGTGCGTCAGGGAGTGGTTTACGATCGTCCGATTGAGTCCATCGATCTGGTTCCGACGCTTGGATCCATCATGGGGTTCTCCCCCACGCTGTCGCATGGTAAGCCGATCACGGAGCTGTTATAAGCCATGCTGCCCGCAACCCTTACCACATCGCAATTCGCGAATTACCCGTCCCTGGCCCGTGCGCTTGCGTCGGCACACCTTGTTCTGCTGCGGCAACTGCCACTCGCGTTTCTACCAAGCCTGCTCCGGGAACTCATTGAATATGACTACAAATTCCCGGTAGAACGCACAAGGATCGATCGGGAGTTGAACTATCTCGAGTCGCTCTCTGCCGTAGATCTGGCGAGGTGTTTTGCTGCTTTCTCACAGATCAAACTTAGTGAAGATCAGACTTCCTTCGCCTGGTGCGAACGTCCTCTGGACTTTACCGAGTTGCTCTCTGCTTATTTGTGGCGAACGCATCAGATGAGTGCGTTCCATGATGCGGCAATCGCATATGGGAATCGTTTGCAAACAGCGGTCGTATCACCAGCTCTTCCAACCTCTCGCCTGGGCATTGCCGTCATCGGGCAGGGAGCCTCGCCGCACCAGCCAGACTTGTTTCAGAACCTTCGTCAGCATGGGACTTTATTCACCAATATCGACCCTTCAGTCGGTCTGTCGGGCCTGGTGGCTGCCGTCGAGGCGCGTGCGCAGCAGCATCCTGTTCCTTACGCGCACTGGTACGTCGACGGAGGACTTCCGCTCGAGCATAGTGGAGCGGTAACCGGAGTGGCCTATGGAAAGCTGGCAGATACGCGGACGCTGTTGTTCAAGTACATCCAAAAGCAGGTGAACAGGCCCGGCATGGGTCCGGAAGAGCTTCGGGATAGCCTGGCGCGTCTGTCCCCAGCTGCATTAGGGCTGAAAGACGATTCGATAGTGGATCGATTCCAGATCAAGGTGCTGACTGAAGGTTCCGGTACGCAGATTTTCAGCACGACCTTTGCACAGTGGACCGCACGCGAAGTACTCCGGCGAGCTGAGCCGCTGACCCTTCTGGTGCGGTTTGCGCCACGGCAGCGCCAGCGGCCTATGAACGAGCTGCTGGCGGGCGATGAGAGTACACCGCAGCTTGATCCGGAGGGTTCACTGATCGATGGCGACATGGCCGCTTACTATCAGTGGATCAACCAGCAGCGCCTTCCCGAAGCAGATCGCTCCTCGTTTCTCGTGTGGTTCGAAGGGCAGCGACAGGCGCTTGCTGTTAGCCCAACCTTACCGAAAGGAAAGCAGTCCCGCACACCGCTTGGCGTTGCGGCGCTGCTTTCCCTCGTCACATGATCTAGTGAGTCGCTTCGATGCGAAGGAGGCGAACCCCGTGAGCGGGAACGGGCTCGGTGTCTTTCTCACTGTTCACGGCAATGGGCTTATGGTTCTAGAAATCGCTCACGGTGATCTTCGGGCCGGAAAAGCCCGCGGGTAGGCTGCTCCAGGAGAGATGACCGATGTCTGGACCTGGGGAACTCGCGTGGGCGGCAACGTCTGGCGCACCACCGGTGACATCCGCGACACCTGGGATTGCATGGATAAGATTGGCTTCAGCCAAGTCGCCATCTCTTCCTACACTCGACCCGGCCACTGGAACTACCCCGACATGCTCGAGATCGGAAACGGCGGCATGAACGCCGACGAGCGCTTGCCTCCCCAGCAAGAACATCATCCACAGTGCCAAGGTAGCCTCATATTTTGCACGCGCTGAGGAATTTGAGATTATCACACCCGGCTACACCGTCGATATGAGCAAGTAGTATCTGGAACTCAAGCCGTGGCCCGAAGTCGCCGCTATGGTCCGGACGCTTCGTGAGCGAGGTACTCGACTGGCCATTCTTTCCAACACGACCGCCGCAATGATGCACGCCTGCGTGAAAGCCTCCGGTCTGGAATCGGCGTTTGACTTTCAGCTCAGCACCGATCACGTGAAGGCGTTCAAGCCCGATCCTTCCGCTTACCAAATGAGCCTCGATGCATTTCATCTTCGGAAGAAAGAGATCGCGTTCGCGGCATTCGGCGGGTGGGATGCGGTGGGTGCGAAGGCTTTTGGCCACCCAACCTATTGGGTAAACAGGTTCAACATGCCATCCGAAGAACTCGGTCTATTTGCCGATTTCACTTCTCAGAATCTGTCCTCTTTGCCATCCTTCCTGAAATCTACATAAGTGATCCGCAAGTTCGACCAAACCCGCGCGGTATGCCATGGGGCAAAGACCGACAAAGCCTCCAAAAACCTGGAGCAACGCACTTCCGATATTGGGTTATGTCCGGAGCGAGTGGTGCCATCGGCCGTCAGCCTGAGTATTTCATTTGCTGGAACGGAGAGAGTAGTCGAGCCTTGCAGCAAGGGCAGGGAACTCGGCCGTCGGTCCCCTCCACCTGAGCTCCTCAATAGAGTCGAAGAGTGGAATATCTGTTCTAAGTGTGGCCAGGTCACGGAACAGGAAAGCCAAATCTCGTTGCTCCTCGAAGGTTCGAATCAGGGTTCCGGAATTCGCTACGTGAACTGTCCAGGTTCGCAGGTCATTTGGGATTGCCTCAAGCTTTCCGTAATGTGACAGTACGGACGCAGTCGACTTCGCCCCCCAGCCCTTGAGGCCTGGATAGCCGTCTGCCGGGTCTCCGACCAAAGCCAGAAAATCAGGGATGGATTCCGGAAGAACTCCAAATTTTGCGACAACGCCTGCCTCGTCGCGTATCAATCCCTTCCGCCGGTCCAGTTGAACGACTCGCGTTCCCCGCACGCATTGACCAAGATCCTTGTCAGGGGTGCAGATGACGACTCGGGTCACTACAGGGTCTTCGGCTGCTTTGAGAGCACCGGCAGCAAGGGCATCATCGGCTTCGAACTCCACCATCGGCCAGACCACCACTCCGAGTGATCGCAGCGCTTCTTCCAAAAGAGGAAACTGCGAAAGCAGATCAGGTTCGATACCTGCTCCGGTCTTGTATCCAGGCCACATATCATTGCGAAAGGACTCGATGACGTGGTCTGTTGCCACAGCGATGTGCGTCGCTCCATTCTCGATCATCTTTAGAATTGAGGCGAGCACACCTCGTACGGCTGCGACTTCCCGGCCTTCTCTATCGAATGCGGAAGGAAGTGCATAGTAGTGCCGGAACAGCTCGTACGTACCGTCAACAAGGTAGACTTCCAGAGATTTGCTCCTGGATCGACTATAGAACTTGTCTCGCTGTTCTGGCTGATTCTTCCTGGCGTTGACTTTCCCGCTGCGGCGCTTTCACGGTCGCATGAGACCGACCGGGGACTGGGAATTGTCCGTGCTGTTGACGTAGGCTCAATCCATGCCAAGAAAGACAGATTCCGCTGCAAAGAGTTCTCTAGCCGGAGAACGTTGAAAGGCTCGGGAGACAGATCAAGCAGTTTTTTATGGCTTGCCATCATGCTCGTTGTCCTGATTATCCTCGTCTCCGTGGCGTGGCTGTACTGGTTGCAGTCGGGATCCGGAGCGAAGCGAGGCACATTCAGCGAAGCTGCCCAAAGCACTCTGCACCTGAAGCCGGGACAGCAGAAGCCCAGCGCAGGAAAGCCTGAGATTGCACCCGAGAGGTCCATTCCACGGGTTGTGCCTTCCGTCGCCGTTCCATGAATCTGGCCTCGGCCAGACAACGAGCTAGATCCCGGTCTTCCGTTGAAACACGACGCGGCACGGCCCGAATGAGTTATTTCCTATCTGCCATGTCTCTTTGCTCCAATGGAGGTCGAGACATCATTCTGTGACATCGCGGGCGGCTCTGCTGTGTGCAAAAGCTACACTTTCCCCCGAGAGAACGAGGCCTGCGAAGTTGCATAGCGGTACAACTATAGTGGGCTATTTTCTTGCCGCCATCGTCTGCCCGAAGTTATCGTGCCCGGTGACCAGCTCGAGCGCATACACGCGGGTTCTTTCGCCCCAGCTTCGATTCGAGGTCTGGCCTCGCGCCCTTTGGAGCAGCCTGACCCATAGATTGGCCTGCGCCTTTCGGCCCCTGTAGAGTTAGCGCAAGAAAGCCGTTAGAAGCCCTTTGCCTTGGGATCGGGCGCGGGCGTCGGGATGCGTGGCAGCATCTCGGGGCGGGTGGCTGCGTTGTAGGCAAACCAGGCTTCGATCATGCTGCCCTGCATCACGTCACCCTTCTGCACACGGTCGTAGAGGTCCATGTTGCTGTGGTGGGTTCGGGTACCGTACTCCAGCGGGTCTTGCATGAAACCAACGCCATTCAAGCCGATCCACGAGAACGACGTGGAGTCAGTACCGCCGGGCGTAAGCGTTGGGCCTGCGGTGACGCCGGTGACCGTTGTGATCTGCAGGTCCTTGATCGGTGCGATCCATGAGCGGAAGATAGCCGCCAACTGATCGTTACCCAGCGCTGACACTCCGCGGAAGCGGCCGCTCCCGCTGTCGTCGTTGAAGTAGACGTCCAGCTTGTCGTACTCCGGCGTCTTGACCATGGTGGTGCGCGGCGCGAAGTGCTTTTGCACATAGGCCAGCGAGCCGTACAGTCCTTCTTCCTCACCGCCCCACAGCGCCACGCGGACGGTGCGTGCCATGGGCTTCTTCGTGGTAGCGAGAATGCGCATGGCCTCCATCGCGACCGAGGATCCGGTGCCGTTGTCCGTAGCACCGGTGCCGCCCTGCCAGCTATCGAAGTGCCCGCCCACCATCACGACTTCCTCCGGCTTCGTGGTGCCGGGGATCTCGCCGATGACGTTGAAGCCGTTCTGGTCGTCCATCTGGTACTCCACCTGGATGTCGAAGGTTAACTTCGGCGTTTCGCCGTGGTCGAGCAGGCGCACCACGCGGTTGTATTGCTCCGGCGTGATCGCGACCATGGGCGGCCCGACCGGGTCGTTTGGATTCTGCGATCCACCGTAAGAGCCGAAGACCGTACCGCCGTCACCGTTGTAGCCCGGCGTTACGGCCACCAGCACACCCTCCTCCTTGAAGAAGGCGTTGATCTTGTTGCGCAGCACCATGCCACTGCCCGCGGCGGTGGAGAAGGTGGAAGGGGTGATGTCGCCGGGACGCGGGGCCACTACTCCAGCACGCCCGCCAAAGCCGGTGTGCGAAGGATCCTGCGTCTGCGCGCGTGCGTCGATCTCCGCGTCGGTCAGCCGGTGCGCTTCCGCATCCGTATGCATCTCGAGCGTTCGCGGATCGAAGAAGAGCACCACCTTGCCCTTCAGCTTGCCCTTGTACTTCGCGAAGTCTGCCTCCGTGTGCAGCGGGGCGAAGACAGCGTCCGCGGTGACGGGGCCGTTGGTGCCGGGCGTCCACGCTAGCGGGAAGCCTATCAGTGCAGCGTATGCCGGATTCTCCAGGGCGCCGTAGAACTTCTTGATCTGCCACCCATAGCCGAAGGGCCCCCAGCTCTCGAGGTGTACGTTCTGTAGACCCCATGCCTTCATTTGCTTCATCGCCCAGTCGGCCGCGGCGCGGTGGTTGCGGCTGTTGTTCACGCGAGGGCCATAGACCTCACTCAGGTAGTAGAGGTTCTCCATCACCTGCGAGTTCTGGAACGCCTGGGTCTTAATGGCATTCAGGGTAGCCAGATCGACCTTGTCGCCGTCGTCCTGCGCATGTGCGGCTGTTCCGAATGCCAATACAGCCGCGCATGCGACCGACAAAAGCTTGATGGGCGAACGAGTCACTGAATTACTCCCAGTCAAAGGTGGCTTTGGGCGAAAGAGAAGGCCCGATGCACCCTGCAATGAAAGCAGAATACACCGGGCTCGCTTCGTGTGGGCAGTTTGCAGCGTTAGAAGCTGACCTTGAAAGCGAACTGAATGTTGCGCGGCTCGCCCGCTCCCAGACCGGGGGCAGAGGAGGAGTTACGTGTTGCGGACAAGACACCGAAGGCCGAAGACGTCAGCGTGCCGCTGGGGTTGGCAAAGTTCGCCTGGTTTGCGATGTTGAAGATCTCAGCACGAAGTTCTGTGTTGATATGCTCCGTAATCGGTGTGCGTTTGAAGAACGACAGGTCGACGTCACCGAAGCCTGGTCCCTGGACGCTATCGCGTCGCTCGTTCCCGAAGGTGCCGCTGGACGGCGCGGACCATGCCGCCTTGTTCAGGTACGAGTACGAACGCGAGGTGGCGGTCGACGTGGTGACGCGAGATACATATGGAATCACGCCGCCGTTGCGGTTCGGACGATCACGGCTTGCCTCACCCGATCCACTGGTGTTGGTTCCGACGAGGATGTTGATTGGCGTCCCACCTGCGAACGAGTAGAGAGCGTTCACCTGGTAGCCCTGCGTGAGACGAGGAGCGCGGCTGGTAAAGTGCGGAAGAGCGTAGCTGGCGAAGCCAGACACATTGTTGCGAACGTCAAAGGTCGACAGACCCCAGTCCTGGCGAAGGTTCAGGGTGTTCATGGGAGTGGTGGCACTCGAGGAATCATCCAGAGACTTCGACCATGTGTAGTACAGCGTAGCCGAGACACCATGCCACTGAGCCTGCTTCAGCGAGAACTGCAGGGAGTTGTAATTTGATGTTGCGCCACTGTTCACCTGGTTGATGGCGGTCAGGTAAGGATACTGTGATGCATAAGGACGAACCCGGGCTGCTGCGGTTGTTGTCACGGGGATCTGGTTGAGATCCGCAACATACGCCAGACGGCGTCCGACACTGCCGACGTAGGCAACGGTCACGAGCATGTTCTTCGCGAACTGCTGCTCGATGTTCAGGTTGTAGTTCTGCATGTAGGCAGCGCGGTAGTTGGGATTGATGGCAAGGATCCCGAGGGATGTAGTGGGTTGACCGTTCGCACCGAAGCTCACGCCGGCCGGGAAGGACGAGGTGCCAAGGGTGTACGTGCTGCTGGATACGTTGATGGCTGCATTGGCGTCTCCAGGAGAGCCGAAAATACCGGCACTTGCGCCATTTCCGACACTGTTATAAACGAACTGGCCCACCGTCGGCTGATCGAAGAACCACCCGAAGTTACCGCGGACGACCGTTGCAGGGGAATCCCGGAACGGCGTGAAGGCGAAGCCCACACGCGGTGCGACGTTGCCCGTGTTCCTCGCGTACAGCGGAGCCTTGAAATAGCCGCGCTGTGGGGTGAAGTTGTAGATCGAGTTACGATCGTCATTCACCACACCGGGGTAACTCCAACGCGCGCCATAGTTCAATGTCAGGCGCTTGTTGACCTCGAAGTTGTCTGCGGCATAGGCATCGAACGTGTTGACGATATACACGCGCTGCGGATTATTACGCAGAATCTGTGCGCCGGCCGTTACGCTCGTCTGCCCAATCAGGAAGTCAGCAACCTGCTTGCCAGTGGAGCAGTTCGCTCCTGTAGCAGAGGCGTTGCCGGTGTCGAGACCCGCCGCCGCGCAGTCCGCGTTGGTCCAGCCCCCGCGGGTACCATCAAACGTGAACGTCCCACGGCCATTGACGAAGTAAGCCACGTTGAGGTTCGCACGACGATACTCGCCACCAAACTTGAGGTCATGGTGGCCCAGCGTGTAGTGCATCTGGTCGGTCACGTGACCGGTAACATCCTGACGACCCAGTGGGGCGGTTGCGCCTGTGTAATCAAACGAACCGATCGCGAACTTCGGTGCGCCGTGCGCCAACTGGCCCGTCAGGCCAAGCGGCAGGCCGTTGCCCTGCACGTCGAAGCTCTGGTTCCGGTCGTTGAAGACCTGCAGGAAGGACGAGGCGGCAAAGGTGACCTGATTCAAGAATTTGTTGCTGAAGGTGCTGGTCTGGACGATTGAGACATTGTGAATGTGCATCGGCGCGGTTTCAAAGTAGTCCGCGAAGTGCGAACCCACATCTGCCGATTGAGCCCCTGTTGTACCGAGATAGCGCACCGAGATCGTGTACTTATCGCTGAAATTGTGATCCAGCTTAATGATGCCGTTATAACTGTTGTAGGTATTGACGCCGTTGGACTGGTACTGGTTCAGGTAACCGGTCGTTGCGCGGCTGACTGCCGGGAACAGCAGGGCGTACATGTTCGTGGAAACGGTATTGACTGCCGAGCCATGATTAGCCAGCATTAGTTTTCCGGCGTTGATCCACGTGTCGTTCAGAACCGTGTCGGCAAGGCTGTTGTTTGCCTGGGCGATCTGCACTTCGCCAGCGAGAAAGAAGAACGTCTTGTCCTTGAAGATGGGCCCGCCCAAGGTAAATCCACCCTGGTGGTTACGAATTTCTGGAATTCGGCTGCCCTTGGCTACCGACGGGCTGAGCCATGCGAAGAGTTCGTTACGGTCATAGTAGAAGACGTCACCGTGGAAGTGGTTGGTTCCGCCCTTGATGACCATGTTGCTGTTCGCACCGCCATTTCGGCCCGTATCCGCCTCGCCTGCCGCTTGCAGGGAGAACTGATCGATTGCCTCGATCGGGATAAGGCCTCCGGCTATCCCTGCGATACCGCCCTGGTTCGAAGCAACTGCATTCGACCACGGGTCATTGTTGTCCGCTCCGTCGATTTGGAAGTTCACGCCGGCAGTACGCGAGCCGTTCACTGTGTTGCTGTAGGGGCTAACGCCAGGGGCTAGCTTGATCATCTGGGTGAAGTTACGGCCGTTCAGAGGGATTTCCTGCACAGACTTGGAGTCGACAACGGCGACCAGCGAGCTAGTAGTGGTATCGACTGTGACCCCAGCAGCCTCGACGTTCACAACGGTCGACTCGGAACCAACCGAGAGCGAAATCTGCTGATGGTTCACCTTGGAAACTTCGATAGCAATGTTGTCGAGGCTCTTCGCGGAGAAACCGGGCGCAACGACCAAAAGCTTGTACGTGCCCACGGATAGCTCGGGAAAGCTAAAGTCACCCGAGCCATTTGTTTTGCCGGCTAATACCTCGTTCGTGGATGGGTTGGTCAACTGGACTGTTGCATTCGGGATCGCGCTGGCCGAAGCGTCCAAAATTGTTCCGGTAAGCGATCCGCGGAAGGTTTGAGCCCCAGCGATCGTAGATCCGATCAGAACCGCCGTTGCGGCAAGTGAAAAACGTGTTGGTCTCGAAAGAAAGCTCATGCTGCTCCTCGCTGCCTTTCCGGATGCAAAGATGCCACCGCAATTGCGGTACACCACGACCCTGACGCGTTTAGTAGCGCGTAAGGTCCTGCCTCAAGACGGCAAAACTTCAAAGTTGTTGTAATGCTTGAACTGTACCGCATTGCGCTAATCGGAACAATGGCATTTGATGGGTTCGGGGAACGTCTGATAATGAGGATTACGTATAGCCGAGGTGTAGGAGCAAAGCAATAATGTCGTAAGTGGGGGTGCGGACGAAAAGTTGGACTTGTTTATGCTGCAAGTCCTAGTTTCTCCCGATATTCGAGAGGGCTGAGTGAGCCAAGTGAGATCTTGATCCGCTTTTCGTTATACCAGCGGATATAAGCGTCAACTTCCTTGATGAATTGCTCGATGCTCGTAGTCTTCCAGTTCCGAGAGTAGAAGAACTCCGTTTTTAGTCGCCCGAAGAAGCCTTCGCAGGCTGCGTTATCGGGGGTACAGCCTTTACGCGACATCGAGCGGACGAGGCCTGCATCGCTTATGCGTGTCAGCCACCCAGGCCAGCGATAATGAGCACCGCGATCGGAGTGGATCACAGGTCGGCTGTCACGATTGGCCATCGTCTCGATGGCAGCATCCAGCATGGTGTTCACGAACTCGGCGTCTGGACGCATGCCGATCGACCAGCTGATCACCAACCCATCAAAGCAGTCGATGATCGGCGATAGATATACCCTGCCGGCTGAGATCTGGAACTCGGTGATGTCGGTGAGCCACTTCTCATTCGGGGCTGCGGCCCGAAA encodes:
- a CDS encoding HAD-IA family hydrolase, whose amino-acid sequence is MELKPWPEVAAMVRTLRERGTRLAILSNTTAAMMHACVKASGLESAFDFQLSTDHVKAFKPDPSAYQMSLDAFHLRKKEIAFAAFGGWDAVGAKAFGHPTYWVNRFNMPSEELGLFADFTSQNLSSLPSFLKST
- a CDS encoding TonB-dependent receptor — its product is MSFLSRPTRFSLAATAVLIGSTIAGAQTFRGSLTGTILDASASAIPNATVQLTNPSTNEVLAGKTNGSGDFSFPELSVGTYKLLVVAPGFSAKSLDNIAIEVSKVNHQQISLSVGSESTVVNVEAAGVTVDTTTSSLVAVVDSKSVQEIPLNGRNFTQMIKLAPGVSPYSNTVNGSRTAGVNFQIDGADNNDPWSNAVASNQGGIAGIAGGLIPIEAIDQFSLQAAGEADTGRNGGANSNMVIKGGTNHFHGDVFYYDRNELFAWLSPSVAKGSRIPEIRNHQGGFTLGGPIFKDKTFFFLAGEVQIAQANNSLADTVLNDTWINAGKLMLANHGSAVNTVSTNMYALLFPAVSRATTGYLNQYQSNGVNTYNSYNGIIKLDHNFSDKYTISVRYLGTTGAQSADVGSHFADYFETAPMHIHNVSIVQTSTFSNKFLNQVTFAASSFLQVFNDRNQSFDVQGNGLPLGLTGQLAHGAPKFAIGSFDYTGATAPLGRQDVTGHVTDQMHYTLGHHDLKFGGEYRRANLNVAYFVNGRGTFTFDGTRGGWTNADCAAAGLDTGNASATGANCSTGKQVADFLIGQTSVTAGAQILRNNPQRVYIVNTFDAYAADNFEVNKRLTLNYGARWSYPGVVNDDRNSIYNFTPQRGYFKAPLYARNTGNVAPRVGFAFTPFRDSPATVVRGNFGWFFDQPTVGQFVYNSVGNGASAGIFGSPGDANAAINVSSSTYTLGTSSFPAGVSFGANGQPTTSLGILAINPNYRAAYMQNYNLNIEQQFAKNMLVTVAYVGSVGRRLAYVADLNQIPVTTTAAARVRPYASQYPYLTAINQVNSGATSNYNSLQFSLKQAQWHGVSATLYYTWSKSLDDSSSATTPMNTLNLRQDWGLSTFDVRNNVSGFASYALPHFTSRAPRLTQGYQVNALYSFAGGTPINILVGTNTSGSGEASRDRPNRNGGVIPYVSRVTTSTATSRSYSYLNKAAWSAPSSGTFGNERRDSVQGPGFGDVDLSFFKRTPITEHINTELRAEIFNIANQANFANPSGTLTSSAFGVLSATRNSSSAPGLGAGEPRNIQFAFKVSF
- a CDS encoding 5'-3' exonuclease, yielding MEVYLVDGTYELFRHYYALPSAFDREGREVAAVRGVLASILKMIENGATHIAVATDHVIESFRNDMWPGYKTGAGIEPDLLSQFPLLEEALRSLGVVVWPMVEFEADDALAAGALKAAEDPVVTRVVICTPDKDLGQCVRGTRVVQLDRRKGLIRDEAGVVAKFGVLPESIPDFLALVGDPADGYPGLKGWGAKSTASVLSHYGKLEAIPNDLRTWTVHVANSGTLIRTFEEQRDLAFLFRDLATLRTDIPLFDSIEELRWRGPTAEFPALAARLDYSLRSSK
- a CDS encoding M28 family peptidase, with product MTRSPIKLLSVACAAVLAFGTAAHAQDDGDKVDLATLNAIKTQAFQNSQVMENLYYLSEVYGPRVNNSRNHRAAADWAMKQMKAWGLQNVHLESWGPFGYGWQIKKFYGALENPAYAALIGFPLAWTPGTNGPVTADAVFAPLHTEADFAKYKGKLKGKVVLFFDPRTLEMHTDAEAHRLTDAEIDARAQTQDPSHTGFGGRAGVVAPRPGDITPSTFSTAAGSGMVLRNKINAFFKEEGVLVAVTPGYNGDGGTVFGSYGGSQNPNDPVGPPMVAITPEQYNRVVRLLDHGETPKLTFDIQVEYQMDDQNGFNVIGEIPGTTKPEEVVMVGGHFDSWQGGTGATDNGTGSSVAMEAMRILATTKKPMARTVRVALWGGEEEGLYGSLAYVQKHFAPRTTMVKTPEYDKLDVYFNDDSGSGRFRGVSALGNDQLAAIFRSWIAPIKDLQITTVTGVTAGPTLTPGGTDSTSFSWIGLNGVGFMQDPLEYGTRTHHSNMDLYDRVQKGDVMQGSMIEAWFAYNAATRPEMLPRIPTPAPDPKAKGF